A window of the Podarcis raffonei isolate rPodRaf1 chromosome 4, rPodRaf1.pri, whole genome shotgun sequence genome harbors these coding sequences:
- the ATM gene encoding serine-protein kinase ATM isoform X3, whose product MNFALQDLLACCRHLESDKATDRKKEIEKFKHLIRDSETIQQLDRNSDSKNGKQMNWDTVFSFLQKYIKKETESARLAKPNVSASTQATRHKKMQEISSLVKYFIRCANKSE is encoded by the exons ATGAATTTTGCACTCCAAGACCTGTTGGCTTGCTGCCGCCATCTTGAAAGTGACAAGGCCACAGACCGAAAG AAGGAAATTGAAAAGTTCAAGCATCTCATCAGGGATTCTGAAACAATTCAACAGCTGGATCGAAATTCTGATTCCAAAAATGGCAAACAGATGAACTGGGATACTGTATTCAG TTTTCTTCAGAAGTACATTAAGAAGGAAACTGAAAGTGCAAGATTAGCAAAACCAAATGTGTCTGCATCAACCCAAGCAACACGACATAAAAAGATGCAAGAGATCAGCTCTTTGGTTAAATATTTCATCAGATGTGCCAATAAAAGTGAGTGA